CCCACGCGCATGAAGATGAAGCGGATCCAGCCCTCCTCGACCGACCAGTCGCTGAAGGTGAGCGGGATGCGCTCGCCCCCCTCGGCCACGCGCAGCATCAGGAACTGTCCTGCACGCACCTTGCGCGCGATCTGCGGCGCCTCGACGCCCATCTCGAAGACGGACTCGGACAGCTGGCGCTTGTGCACTATCGGGAACATCGCTCTCCCAGTCTTCCGATGGATCGGTGCTGACCAGTATATACTCGCAACGGTCGACGGGAGGTGGGCACGCGTGAGATCACGGAACGCACGGCGAGCGCTTGCGGTGCTCGTGACCGCCCTTGTCGCCGCAAGCGGGGCCGCCTGCGCGCCGGCACCGTCTTCCGTCCGTGAGACGAGACCCGCCCTCGGAACCATCGTCACCGTTGAGGCGTACGGCGCCGACGAGCGCGCGACGCGCGACGCGATCGACGCGGCCTTCGGCGCCATCGCTGAAGTGGAGCACGCGCTGGACGCGTACAGCGCCACCTCGACGATCGCCTCCTTCAACGCCCGCCCGTACGCCGTGCAGGAGCTGCCAGACGAGGCCGTCGAAGTGCTGGACGAGGTCGAACGGCTCGGCGTGGGTGACGCGTTCTCGCCCACGCTCCTGTCCGTGGTGCGCCTCTATGGCTTCGACTCGACGCCTGCGGTTCCCTCGCCAGACGACCTCGCGCTCGCGGTCGCTGCCGCCCAGCGGTTCTCGCGCCCGACGTCTGCGACCGCGACCTTCGGCAGGCTGCCCGTCGCCGATCCCCGCCTCGATCCCGACGGTCCGCTCGCGCCTGGGTTCGACTTCGGCGGAGCGGCCAAGGGGCTCGCGCTCGACCGCGCACGCGACGCCCTGCGCGCGCGTGGCGTGCGCGCCGCGATCGTCACGGCAGGCAGCACGACCGTCACTCTGGGGACCAAGCCTGACGGAACGCCGTGGCGGATCGGGGTCGAACATCCGCGCGCGACCGGCGAGGTGATGGCGGTCGCTGAATGGGCGGGCGACGGCGCGCTGTCAACGTCCGGCGACTACCAGCAGTTCTTCGAACGCGACGGCATG
The Parvivirga hydrogeniphila genome window above contains:
- a CDS encoding FAD:protein FMN transferase, with translation MRSRNARRALAVLVTALVAASGAACAPAPSSVRETRPALGTIVTVEAYGADERATRDAIDAAFGAIAEVEHALDAYSATSTIASFNARPYAVQELPDEAVEVLDEVERLGVGDAFSPTLLSVVRLYGFDSTPAVPSPDDLALAVAAAQRFSRPTSATATFGRLPVADPRLDPDGPLAPGFDFGGAAKGLALDRARDALRARGVRAAIVTAGSTTVTLGTKPDGTPWRIGVEHPRATGEVMAVAEWAGDGALSTSGDYQQFFERDGMRYHHVLDPRTGQPAHGLQSLTVAGRLSGLASDILSTALFVRGARGALAYARERSVSVWLIDASGRVATHDGAASSGVTIRSADTP